One genomic window of Etheostoma spectabile isolate EspeVRDwgs_2016 chromosome 7, UIUC_Espe_1.0, whole genome shotgun sequence includes the following:
- the dffb gene encoding DNA fragmentation factor subunit beta: protein MFSLFGKNKPVKIRSCNESRKYGVAAKDVKQLLKKGCKLLQLPSSGAHVCLYEDGTKVTEEYFPTLPDNTELVLLCRDQTWSGVVCDIGQLLSTDRHAADLVEAAKGLLSDEHSPKRRKILTDLLFNLEDRSELESRDEDEDWFKGVDARFKTKSAYMKFNCESRIRGYMKEVDGATKSIQKAKVREEFLKTCKSLAETLKAARHNGCYFDRSEKEPNRLCTQEGWFTCQGSFEQRACQSLHSINPYGSRESRIVFSTWNLDHRIEKKRTIIPALLEALQNHKSTDINLNYFYCLLFTRENLKLVHIVCHKKGAHNLLCDPNQIFRQAANTDKAKQKVKGRKRRLV from the exons ATGTTTAGCCTCTTCGGGAAAAATAAACCTGTGAAAATTAGGAGTTGTAACGAAAGCAGAAAGTACGGAGTTGCAGCAAAAGATGTGAAGCAGTTGCTTAAAAAAGGCTGCAAGTTATTGCAG TTGCCATCTTCTGGTGcacatgtttgtttgtatgaGGATGGGACAAAGGTGACAGAGGAATACTTCCCCACTCTGCCAGACAACACAGAACTTGTTCTTCTCTGCAGAGATCAGACATGGAGTGGAG TTGTGTGTGACATCGGGCAGTTACTGAGCACAGACCGGCACGCGGCTGACCTCGTTGAAGCGGCGAAAGGTCTCCTGTCTGATGAGCATTCTCCTAAAAGGCGTAAAATCCTGACTGACCTGCTGTTCAACCTGGAGGACAGATCCGAGCTGGAGAGCAGAGACGAGGACGAGGACTGGTTCAAAG GTGTTGATGCTCGATTCAAGACAAAGTCGGCCTACATGAAGTTCAACTGTGAGAGCAGGATACGAGGCTACATGAAGGAG GTGGATGGTGCCACCAAATCCATACAGAAGGCTAAAGTTAGGGAAGAGTTTCTGAAAACCTGCAAATCCCTGGCGGAAACGCTGAAGGCAGCAAGGCACAACGGCTGCTACTTTGACAGGAGTGAAAAGGAACCGAACCGCCTCTGTACTCAGGAAGGATGGTTTACCTGCCAG GGATCTTTTGAGCAGCGGGCGTGCCAGTCTCTCCACTCCATCAACCCCTACGGCAGCCGAGAGAGCAGGATTGTGTTCAGCACATGGAATCTGGACCACAG GATCGAAAAGAAGAGGACGATCATTCCCGCTCTGCTGGAAGCTCTACAGAATCACAAGAGCACCGACATCAACCTGAACTACTTCTACTGCTTGCTGTTCACCAGGGAAAACCTGAAACTGGTTCACATCGTGTGCCACAAGAAAGGAGCTCACAACCTGCTGTGTGACCCCAACCAGATTTTTAGACAAGCCGCTAACACAGACAAAGCTAAACAGAAGGTCAAAGGGAGGAAGAGGCGCTTAGTGTAA